TAGAATTCGGTTCATTCGATGCATGACCATCACGACCCCACCGTGTACAGGAACCGTGCCTCCGCTCAGATTGGTGCCTGAACCTCGGGTAACAACCGGTACCCGGTGTTCCGCAAGATGTTTGATAATTTCCGCGACCTGTTGCGTGTTATCCGGATAAATCACTCCGTCCGGCAAGCTTTGGAGCATGGGAGTTCCGTCATAAGAGTGAGCGACCAATGCCTCCCTATCATCGCGATAATAGTTCTCACCGACAATTTGACGAAGCTTTTGGCTTAGTGCTTGATCCAACATAAATAGGTTCTCTCCCTTGATATTTTCATCAGGTCAATCGCTGTCTTAGGTCCGAATCATGAAAATAAAGACTCAAAAAACCCGCGAACGGGTCGCGGATCATAGAAAACGGTCACGCCTTATAATGTTCATATGGCTTCCACTGCGAATTCGGAGATACTTCCTGTTGCTTTTGCCAAGGATTAGCCGTAACCCAAGTAGCAGAACTTTGTATAAATTCACTCCAAATGGTCTCGATCATGGAATATGAGATTTTAGGAAGTGCTTTAGAAACGGTCTCTTCATCTATTTGACTAACTACTGTACATAATTGAGATAAACAAGCATCCATAATTTGTTTGCCCCATTCGGGACTCGCCTCATCCGCATCGCTCCCCAAAGCTAAACGTCCGCCAGATAAGGGTACCTCTTCAAGTATTCTAGCGTTCATATCCACTAAATCGGGGCGAATATACATAAGCTGAGAAAGTTCGTATTTTCCGGCATGGTCCCCCATGTAGATCCCTTCAACTAACTCTGGATCACTTTTCACCCATACCCTGATCGGGATGTAGGTCATAAACAAGTTAGCAAGCCTTCGTAAATCTTCCTGATTTCCTCCGCTATGTCCTGTAATCACGACAACCATTTTGAAACCTGCATTAACAAATGCTCTTAGTTGATATAGGAAAAAGTATAGCAAAACGGCGGGCGGAACAGAGGTCATATGAGGATTCTCTTCACCAACCGTTTCTTCTAACCACCGGGCATGATATCCCGATTCATGGATGTGGTACCCCAAGGAAGGAGCAACGATGCCTCCAACTATTCGGGCGGTTTGCTGGCAGAGCCATTCCGCTTTAATGGTATCTAATCCAAATGCGCTTACTTGCCCATGCGGTTCACATAGACCGAGAGGTACATAGACAACAGGACATTTCGCTAGTCTTTTTTTGAATTCGTAGGGCAATAATTCCGACCAGAGTGTTTTTTCAGAAGCATCCGCCGAGTTACCACCAGTATTTGGATTCATAAAAGTTTCTCACCCACCTGTGATGGCGCCGAATATGCTCGAACACTTCATCCGGCAAAGGCGTACTGTCGACAGCGGCAATATTCTCGTTCGCATAATGAGGAATATGCATCGAAGAGATTGCAGTGGTGACTCCCGGGTGATGCAAGACAAATTTAATAGCAAGCTCTGCTAGGCTGCCGGCGTATTGCGGTATACATTCATCCCTCAGGCGTTGAACTCGGTCCATATACACCTTACGGGGCATATAATCAAAATATGATTTTCTAAAGTCATCTTCTTCAAACGATGTATCTTCCTTCAGAAAGCCCGTTAACCCGCCTTCATCCAAAATACAACGCGCGATTACCGCTACATGGTTCGCTTGGCAAAAAGGTATGAGGCAATCCAACGCCAAAGGATCAAATATATTAAAAACGGTCTGAATGGCGTCAATTTGACCGCTTTGAATGATAGGCAATGCGATATCGTGACGTTGATCCGGCAGCGAAATGCCAATTGCGCGGATTTTACCCTCCTGCTTTAACTCTAGCAGCTCATCCATCCAATAAGCGCTTTGATCCCACTGGGGCCAATACTGATGGAGCTGCATCAAATCAATCGTCTCTACCCCTAATTGTTGAAGTGAAATTTCCGTACTCTCTCTCAACCAGCCTTTGGGATAAGCTGTTTCCACAGGAATAGGCATGCCCCAACCTACATTACCTGGACCTTTGGATTGAACTTTGGAAGCAATGAACGGTACTTCTCCTTTCCATTCGCGTAAGGCAAGACCAACAATCCGCTCGGAATCCCCATAATTTCGAGCAGTATCAATAAAGTTTACGCCTTGTTCCAGGCTATGTACGACGGAATGAACCAATTCCTTTTCAGCATACTGCCCAAATACCCCTTGCAATCCCATGGCTCCAAATCCTAATCGCGACACTTGCTTGCCGGATCGCCCAAACTCGTTATATTTCATTACGTTTGACTCCCTTCTTCAATTTGGATAAACACTTTCCCTTCTTCTACCTTGACGGGGTATGTTTGTAAAGCTTCACATGCGGGTCGACGTTTGGCTGCACCGGTAGGAATGTTGAATCGGCCGTTGTGCTTCGGGCACTCAATGATGTTCCCCATGACCAAGCCTGTTGCCAAATGAACTCGTTCGTGTGTACAGAATCCGTCTGTAGCGTAGTACATATTGTCTTCGGTCCGATAGATAGCAAATGTCCGATCTTCAAAATCAAACCGAATAACATCTTCCACATCAATTTCCTCAGCAGCGCATGCTTCGATCCACGATTTCGCAGTCATCCTTCTTCTCTCCATTAGCTCGTATTTTGATTACCGTTTAACTTACTGC
This genomic window from Paenibacillus hexagrammi contains:
- a CDS encoding creatininase family protein; its protein translation is MNPNTGGNSADASEKTLWSELLPYEFKKRLAKCPVVYVPLGLCEPHGQVSAFGLDTIKAEWLCQQTARIVGGIVAPSLGYHIHESGYHARWLEETVGEENPHMTSVPPAVLLYFFLYQLRAFVNAGFKMVVVITGHSGGNQEDLRRLANLFMTYIPIRVWVKSDPELVEGIYMGDHAGKYELSQLMYIRPDLVDMNARILEEVPLSGGRLALGSDADEASPEWGKQIMDACLSQLCTVVSQIDEETVSKALPKISYSMIETIWSEFIQSSATWVTANPWQKQQEVSPNSQWKPYEHYKA
- a CDS encoding aldo/keto reductase, with the protein product MKYNEFGRSGKQVSRLGFGAMGLQGVFGQYAEKELVHSVVHSLEQGVNFIDTARNYGDSERIVGLALREWKGEVPFIASKVQSKGPGNVGWGMPIPVETAYPKGWLRESTEISLQQLGVETIDLMQLHQYWPQWDQSAYWMDELLELKQEGKIRAIGISLPDQRHDIALPIIQSGQIDAIQTVFNIFDPLALDCLIPFCQANHVAVIARCILDEGGLTGFLKEDTSFEEDDFRKSYFDYMPRKVYMDRVQRLRDECIPQYAGSLAELAIKFVLHHPGVTTAISSMHIPHYANENIAAVDSTPLPDEVFEHIRRHHRWVRNFYESKYWW
- a CDS encoding MocE family 2Fe-2S type ferredoxin; its protein translation is MTAKSWIEACAAEEIDVEDVIRFDFEDRTFAIYRTEDNMYYATDGFCTHERVHLATGLVMGNIIECPKHNGRFNIPTGAAKRRPACEALQTYPVKVEEGKVFIQIEEGSQT